In Synchiropus splendidus isolate RoL2022-P1 chromosome 11, RoL_Sspl_1.0, whole genome shotgun sequence, the DNA window TGTCCTGCGTTCACATTGCGGGGAatctcctccacaccttcagcaGAACCGTTGGAGTTGACTGGATACAGGATGACtggagggttgtcgttctgaTCCAGGATAAACACGTTCACTGTCACATTGCTGCTCAGTGACGGACTTCCAGAATCTGTGGCCACAACTTGGAACTGGAAACTCTTCACCGTCTCAAAGTCAAAGCTTTTCAGCGCAGTGATCACTCCAGTCTCAGGGTTCATATTTAGAAAGGACACTAACTTACTGTCGACATTTGCATCCCTTGAAATGTGATATGATATTAAAGCATTATCGCCTTCATCACTGTCAGATGCTTTCACAGAAAACACTGAAGCTCCAGGGCTGTTGTTCTCATTTAAGTAAAAAGTGTAGGGTGTCAGTGAAAACTCTGGACTGTTGTCGTTCACATCCGACACAACAACATTGATGGTCTTTTTAGCTGAAAATGACGGTTCGCCTGCATCATGTGCCGTTATAGTGACGTCATAGTTAGAAATAATTTCTCGGTCCAAGTGCGACTTGGTCACTATTGCATACATGTTTTCTTGTAATGAGGGAGACAACATGAAAGGAATATTTTGGTTGATGGAACACATGACTTTTCCATTCAAACCTGAGTCTAAATCTCTCACACTGATCAGAGCCACAGTTGTTCCAGTCTTTGAATCCTCCTTGATGGAGGTGAATAGCGACGTGACTTCTATCTCAGGAGCGTTATCATTGACATCAACTACATTTATAATCACACTTTTATCAGCTGTTAAAGGAACTGGTCCTTTGTCTGATGCTTTAATATCTATCTCATAAGTGATGCTTTCCTCGAAATCAATCTCAGCCTTTACTTTTATTTCTCCAGTATTTGGATCAATATCAAAAAGCTCCATCAATTTAGCATCAACCTCATcaccaaatgaataaacaacctCGCCGTTCGCGGCGTCGTCCGGGTCTGTAGCGTTCACTTGAAACACGACTGTGCCCACAGGAACGTTTTCATTCAGAGACACGGTGAGAACATCTTTACTGAACACTGGTGAATTGTCATTAACATCCAGCACATTTATAATTATATCGATTGAGCCTGAATTGGCTGGTTTCCCTCCATCAACTGCGATCAGGCGGAGCTTGTGTTGAGCCACCGTCTCTCTGTCTAACTGCTTTTGAAGGattaaaaatggaattttcCGGTCCTGACCTCTGTCTTTGATTTCGATTTTAAAA includes these proteins:
- the LOC128766950 gene encoding protocadherin alpha-8-like translates to MFLYLEEMEQRGIGARRELRNWFVFVFILEVLWTGASAQIRYSVQEEVQVGTVVGNLAKDLGLDKSALKERGYRVVTGSSDPFFQLNQDDGILYVKKTIDREEVCERSVPCLINLKTMLDNPLEIHYVTVEILDINDNSPVFLEKEKHLEISESALPGARFQLQAAKDHDVGQYSVHQYKLSLNEYFKIEIKDRGQDRKIPFLILQKQLDRETVAQHKLRLIAVDGGKPANSGSIDIIINVLDVNDNSPVFSKDVLTVSLNENVPVGTVVFQVNATDPDDAANGEVVYSFGDEVDAKLMELFDIDPNTGEIKVKAEIDFEESITYEIDIKASDKGPVPLTADKSVIINVVDVNDNAPEIEVTSLFTSIKEDSKTGTTVALISVRDLDSGLNGKVMCSINQNIPFMLSPSLQENMYAIVTKSHLDREIISNYDVTITAHDAGEPSFSAKKTINVVVSDVNDNSPEFSLTPYTFYLNENNSPGASVFSVKASDSDEGDNALISYHISRDANVDSKLVSFLNMNPETGVITALKSFDFETVKSFQFQVVATDSGSPSLSSNVTVNVFILDQNDNPPVILYPVNSNGSAEGVEEIPRNVNAGHLVTKVRAYDADVGYNGWLLFSLQQVSDHSLFGLDRYTGQIRTLRSFTETDEAEHKLVILVKDNGNVSLSATATVLVKVVEPKEAFAASDVKSSAKVDEDTDVTFYLMITLGSVSVLFIISIIVLIAMQCSKSTDYTSKYLQETNYDGTLCHSIQYRSGDKRYMLVGPRMSIGSTIVPGSHANTLVLPDRRRPSEEVGWCSEFLSMLSEQG